Proteins from one Planctomycetota bacterium genomic window:
- a CDS encoding HEAT repeat domain-containing protein has product MKKLLIVLGFVFIFSVMAHAEDGLPDLIWILTSHKDPEMRADAATILGSSKGKSAVKPLIDALADESESVRVAAHKSLVKITKQDLPLEADKWLEWWDKSGSHIYENIVAGSQEMVKLKSYLNVAFIVMILELVFIILFIIVFSFMGGAKIKEMKEINRRAESYIADADGVSRRFEQLIEDTERRRNEMNLYFDKLRNDITLFVGKLREDNQSEIERFADLINQNLEHSLREASRTLREKSEAELRQTLTLLKDDLGNLVRKTVAEQLKQNKV; this is encoded by the coding sequence ATGAAGAAACTATTGATTGTTCTGGGTTTTGTATTCATTTTCAGCGTGATGGCTCACGCAGAGGATGGTTTGCCTGATTTGATCTGGATTCTGACCAGTCATAAGGACCCGGAGATGCGTGCGGATGCCGCCACCATACTCGGAAGCAGCAAGGGCAAGTCTGCTGTAAAACCCCTGATAGATGCGCTGGCTGATGAGAGCGAGAGCGTTCGGGTTGCTGCGCATAAGTCGCTGGTGAAAATCACCAAGCAGGACCTGCCGCTGGAAGCCGACAAATGGCTTGAATGGTGGGATAAATCAGGCAGCCATATCTACGAGAATATCGTCGCCGGAAGCCAGGAAATGGTGAAACTCAAGTCATATCTCAACGTGGCTTTTATTGTCATGATTTTGGAGCTGGTTTTCATCATTCTTTTTATCATCGTCTTCAGCTTTATGGGCGGGGCCAAGATAAAGGAGATGAAGGAAATCAACCGACGGGCTGAGAGTTACATTGCCGATGCGGACGGCGTTTCCCGGCGGTTTGAACAGCTCATCGAGGATACCGAACGCCGGCGGAATGAAATGAACCTGTATTTCGACAAACTCCGCAACGATATCACTCTTTTCGTTGGCAAGCTTAGGGAAGACAATCAGAGCGAGATTGAACGTTTTGCCGACCTGATTAACCAGAATCTTGAGCACTCGCTGCGCGAAGCCAGCCGGACCCTCAGGGAAAAATCCGAGGCGGAATTACGACAGACCCTGACCCTGCTCAAAGATGATTTGGGGAATTTGGTCCGGAAAACCGTAGCTGAGCAATTAAAGCAGAATAAGGTCTAA
- the murC gene encoding UDP-N-acetylmuramate--L-alanine ligase has product MTNLPPPKSHIHLIGIGGTGLSSIAYYLSSRGYKITGSELQHNPATDWLKSKGIKVLSSHQASNISGDTKLVVKSAAVKDNNPEIKEAARLKIPVIKYAQALGLLMAEKTGIAVSGTHGKTTTTSLISYLLAKAKLSPSFMVGGVLRDFESGSVFGKGRHFVAEACEYDRSFHHLPAKIKVINNIEPDHMDYYKTWAKLVESFRQFIATTPRDGFVIANMANPGVRECLRMKIDASVIAFGDKPFHSPKGVGWYPKNIRVVNDRWHFEAWHNGLKYGDFINSLPGEHNILNAIVAIIVADILKVNKNVIRKALAGFKGVHRRFEIVGRVKGRLVIDDYGHHPTELKTVVDTARELFPERRRWLIFQPHLYSRTKLFLNDFARVLSGGEIVLIPPIYAARDVTPAQRVTSSEELVKRVIHYGGRAKYLPDFSSTVKYLKENTIPNDLIITVGAGDVWEIGREFIKSI; this is encoded by the coding sequence ATGACGAACCTGCCGCCACCCAAAAGCCATATTCACCTGATTGGCATCGGCGGGACGGGTTTGAGCAGTATCGCTTATTACCTGTCATCCAGAGGTTATAAAATTACCGGCTCAGAACTCCAGCATAATCCGGCGACCGATTGGCTCAAAAGTAAAGGCATCAAGGTGTTATCAAGCCATCAGGCATCAAATATCTCCGGTGATACCAAACTCGTTGTCAAATCTGCTGCGGTCAAAGATAATAATCCTGAGATTAAAGAGGCGGCGCGCCTGAAGATACCGGTTATCAAATATGCCCAGGCGCTCGGGCTCCTGATGGCTGAGAAGACCGGCATTGCCGTCAGTGGCACGCACGGCAAGACCACCACCACCTCGTTAATCTCGTATCTGTTGGCTAAAGCAAAGCTTAGCCCCTCATTTATGGTGGGCGGGGTGCTCCGTGACTTTGAGAGCGGGTCTGTCTTTGGCAAGGGCCGGCACTTTGTGGCTGAGGCCTGTGAATACGACCGCTCGTTCCATCACCTGCCGGCTAAAATCAAGGTTATTAATAATATTGAGCCGGACCACATGGATTATTACAAGACCTGGGCGAAACTGGTGGAATCGTTCCGGCAATTCATCGCCACCACGCCTCGAGACGGATTTGTTATTGCCAATATGGCTAACCCCGGGGTGAGAGAATGTCTTCGTATGAAGATAGATGCCTCTGTTATAGCATTCGGCGACAAGCCATTCCATAGCCCGAAGGGCGTAGGATGGTATCCCAAGAATATCCGGGTTGTCAATGATAGGTGGCACTTTGAGGCCTGGCATAATGGCCTAAAATATGGCGACTTCATTAATTCTCTGCCGGGTGAACATAATATCCTTAATGCCATAGTGGCTATAATTGTGGCTGATATTCTTAAGGTGAATAAAAATGTTATTCGTAAGGCGTTGGCCGGATTCAAGGGCGTGCACCGCAGGTTTGAGATAGTCGGCCGGGTCAAAGGCCGGCTGGTGATTGACGATTATGGCCATCATCCGACCGAACTGAAAACCGTGGTTGACACGGCCCGGGAATTATTTCCGGAGCGCCGGAGATGGCTCATCTTCCAGCCGCATCTTTACAGCCGGACCAAGCTATTCCTCAATGACTTTGCCAGGGTATTATCCGGGGGTGAAATCGTGCTGATACCGCCTATTTATGCGGCCCGGGATGTCACGCCGGCCCAGCGGGTCACCTCTTCTGAAGAATTGGTTAAGCGGGTTATCCATTACGGCGGTCGCGCTAAGTATCTGCCGGATTTCTCCAGCACCGTAAAATATCTCAAGGAAAATACCATTCCAAACGATTTAATTATCACGGTCGGGGCGGGGGATGTTTGGGAGATAGGTCGGGAATTTATCAAGAGTATTTAA